A section of the Macadamia integrifolia cultivar HAES 741 chromosome 9, SCU_Mint_v3, whole genome shotgun sequence genome encodes:
- the LOC122088450 gene encoding cytochrome P450 89A2-like, translating into MEIWLVLIFSLCLCASLKLLVDLFSHNKSKHKKLSLPPGPPKVPIIGSFLWLQRSSFSQIEQILNNLRHKYGPIVTLHIGSRPSIFITNHSLAHQALIENGATFADRPPGMSPIRFIKSNLYTINSASYGPMWRLLRRNLTSEIFHPSRVKSFAQARNWVLETLTERLKHHVESGELVQVMDHFQYAMFCLLVFMCLGEKLDEKVIREIEETQRTILLNAGRFRVFALFGKLGKIVFRKRWHQLLEMRRRQESVFIPLIRARRERKEKKQENPNEFVVSYVDTLIDLQIPDEGGRNLSEEEMVTLCSEFLNAGTDTTSTALQWIMANLVKNQEIQERLYSEIQGFVSSGEKKIREEDLQKIPYLKAVVLEGLRRHPPGHFVLPHAVTEDIVLDGHVIPKKATVNFMVAEMGWDPKVWKDPMEFKPDRFLSKEGEEVFDITGSREIKMMPFGVGRRICPGLGLALHHLEYFVANLVRDFKWTAVDGDDIDLSEKQEFTVVMKNPLRANILPRVE; encoded by the coding sequence ATGGAGATCTGGCTTGTCCTCATCTTCTCGCTCTGCCTCTGTGCATCCCTCAAACTATTAGTCGATCTCTTTTCTCACAACAAATCCAAACATAAGAAGCTCTCTCTTCCACCAGGGCCTCCTAAAGTACCCATAATCGgcagtttcctctggcttcagAGATCCTCCTTCTCACAAATTGAGCAAATCCTCAACAATCTCCGCCACAAATATGGCCCTATCGTCACCCTCCACATCGGGTCACGACCATCGATCTTCATCACCAACCACTCCCTTGCCCATCAAGCCCTCATTGAGAACGGTGCCACCTTTGCAGACCGCCCACCGGGCATGTCCCCTATTCGCTTCATCAAAAGCAACCTATACACCATCAACTCCGCCTCCTATGGCCCTATGTGGCGGCTCCTCCGCCGGAATCTCACCTCCGAGATCTTCCACCCTTCACGGGTTAAATCCTTTGCTCAAGCTCGCAACTGGGTCTTGGAGACGTTAACTGAGCGGTTGAAACATCATGTTGAATCTGGGGAACTCGTCCAAGTGATGGATCATTTCCAATATGCCATGTTTTGCTTGCTAGTCTTCATGTGCTTGGGAGAAAAGCTCGATGAGAAAGTCATCAGAGAGATCGAAGAAACACAGAGGACCATTCTTCTCAATGCGGGAAGATTCAGAGTATTTGCTTTGTTTGGAAAATTGGGGAAAATAGTCTTTAGAAAACGCTGGCACCAGTTGCTTGAGATGCGCCGCAGACAAGAATCTGTTTTCATTCCTTTAATTAGAGCCcgcagagaaagaaaggagaagaaacaagagaacCCAAATGAATTTGTAGTCTCTTACGTCGATACACTAATTGATCTTCAAATCCCGGACGAAGGAGGTCGAAATCTCTCCGAGGAAGAAATGGTGACTCTCTGCTCCGAGTTTCTAAATGCCGGTACCGACACGACATCTACAGCATTGCAGTGGATCATGGCAAACCTGGTGAAGAACCAAGAAATCCAAGAAAGGCTCTATTCTGAAATCCAAGGATTTGTCAGTTCAGGAGagaagaagattagagaagaggaTTTGCAGAAGATCCCATATTTGAAGGCGGTAGTGTTGGAAGGGTTGAGGCGACACCCACCAGGCCATTTCGTGCTGCCACATGCTGTCACTGAAGATATTGTGTTGGACGGACATGTTATACCAAAGAAAGCTACGGTGAATTTCATGGTTGCTGAGATGGGGTGGGATCCCAAAGTCTGGAAAGATCCAATGGAGTTCAAGCCAGATAGATTCTTGagcaaggagggagaagaagtatTCGATATAACAGGGAGTAGGGAGATTAAGATGATGCCATTTGGTGTAGGGAGGAGGATTTGCCCTGGATTAGGGTTAGCCTTACATCACTTGGAGTATTTTGTGGCCAATTTGGTCAGGGATTTCAAATGGACGGCTGTGGATGGTGATGATATTGATTTGTCAGAGAAGCAAGAGTTCACAGTCGTGATGAAGAACCCATTGCGGGCCAACATCTTACCAAGGGTAGAATAA
- the LOC122087931 gene encoding cytochrome P450 89A2-like, translating to MEFWFLLILSLCLCAALKQIVDLVSHKKSNQTKLSLPPGPTKVPIIGSFLWLNGSSFSQIEQILCNLRHKYGPILTLHIGSRPSIFITNHSLAHQALIENGAIFADRPPAIPSFRIINSNQHNINSARYGPLWRLLRRNLTSEILHPSRVKSFARARKWVLEMLTERFKDHVESGEPVRVMDHFQYAMFCLLVFMCLGEKLDEKVIREIEETQRTMLVNGGKFRVFAFFGNLGKVIFSKRWQQLLEMRRRQESVLIPLIRARRERKEKKQENPDEFVVSYVDTLFDLQIPDEGGRNFSEEEMVTICSEFLNAGTDTTSTALQWIMANLVKHPEIQEKLYSEIEGFVSSGEEKIREEYLQKIPYLKAIVLEGLRRHPPGHFVLPHAVTEDIVLDGHVIPKNAAVNFLVAEMGWDPKVWEDPMEFRPERFLSDKGEVFDITGSREIKMMPFGAGRRICPGLGLALHHLEYFVANLVRDFKWTAVDGDDVDLSEKLEFTVVMKNPLRAHITPRVK from the coding sequence ATGGAGTTCTGGTTTCTTCTCATCCTCTCCCTCTGTCTCTGTGCAGCCCTCAAACAGATAGTGGATCTCGTTTCTCACAAGAAATCCAATCAAACAAAGCTCTCCCTTCCACCAGGGCCTACGAAAGTACCCATAATCGGCAGCTTCCTCTGGCTTAACGGATCGTCGTTCTCACAAATTGAGCAAATCCTCTGCAACCTCCGCCACAAGTATGGCCCCATCCTCACCCTCCACATCGGGTCACGACCATCGATCTTCATCACCAACCACTCCCTTGCACATCAAGCCCTCATTGAGAATGGTGCCATCTTTGCCGACCGCCCACCGGCTATCCCCTCCTTTCGCATCATCAACAGCAATCAACACAACATCAACTCCGCCCGCTATGGCCCTCTGTGGCGGCTCCTCCGCCGGAATCTCACCTCCGAGATCCTCCACCCTTCTCGGGTTAAATCCTTTGCTCGAGCGCGTAAATGGGTCTTAGAGATGTTAACTGAAAGGTTCAAAGATCATGTCGAATCTGGGGAGCCCGTGCGAGTGATGGATCATTTCCAATACGCCATGTTTTGTTTGCTGGTCTTCATGTGCTTGGGAGAAAAACTCGATGAGAAAGTCATCAGAGAGATTGAAGAAACACAGAGGACTATGCTTGTCAATGGGGGAAAATTTAGAGTCTTCGCTTTCTTTGGAAATTTGGGGAAAGTAATCTTCAGCAAACGCTGGCAGCAATTGCTCGAGATGCGCCGCAGACAAGAATCTGTTCTCATTCCTTTAATCAGAGCCCGcagagagaggaaggagaagaaacaagagaacCCAGATGAATTTGTAGTCTCTTATGTCGATACACTATTTGATCTTCAAATCCCGGACGAAGGAGGACGAAATTTCTCCGAGGAAGAAATGGTGACTATCTGTTCGGAGTTTCTAAACGCCGGTACCGACACAACATCTACGGCGTTGCAGTGGATTATGGCAAACCTAGTGAAGCACCCAGAAATCCAAGAAAAGCTCTATTCTGAAATTGAAGGATTTGTTAGTTCAGGAgaagagaagatcagagaagagtaTTTGCAGAAGATCCCATATCTGAAGGCAATAGTGTTGGAAGGGTTGAGGCGACACCCACCAGGGCACTTCGTGCTGCCACATGCTGTCACGGAAGATATTGTGTTGGATGGACATGTCATACCAAAAAATGCTGCGGTGAATTTCTTGGTTGCTGAGATGGGGTGGGACCCAAAAGTTTGGGAAGATCCGATGGAATTCAGGCCAGAAAGATTCTTGAGTGACAAGGGAGAAGTGTTCGATATAACAGGGAGTAGGGAGATCAAGATGATGCCATTTGGTGCAGGAAGGAGGATTTGCCCTGGATTAGGGTTAGCTTTACATCACTTGGAATATTTTGTAGCGAATTTGGTCAGGGATTTCAAATGGACGGCTGTGGATGGTGATGATGTAGACTTGTCAGAGAAGCTAGAGTTCACAGTCGTGATGAAGAACCCATTGCGAGCCCACATAACTCCACGGGTAAAATAA
- the LOC122088612 gene encoding cytochrome P450 89A2-like, whose product MEFWLVLILSLCLCAALKLVVDVVSHNKSNQSKLSLPPGPPKVPIIGSFLWLQRSSFSQIEQILNNLRHKYGPIVTLHIGSRPSIFITNHSLAHQALIENGATFADRPPGMSISRIINGNHHNINSAPYGPIWRLLRRNLTSEVLHHSRVKSFAQARKWVLEMLTERLKHHVESEEPVRVMDHFQYTMFSLLVLMCLGEKLDEKVIREIEEIQRTMLVNGRRFRVFLFFGKLGKMVFRKRWHQLLEMRRRQESVLIPLIQARRERKEKKRENPDEFVVSYVDTLFDLQIPDEGGRKLSEEEMVTLCSEFLSAGTDTTSTALQWIMANLVKHQEIQEKLYYGIEGAVSSGEKKIKEEDLQKIPYLKAIVLEGLRRHPPGHFVLPHTVTEDIVLDGHVIPKNATVNFMVAEMGWDPKVWEDPMEFRPERFLSNDGEVFDITGSRDIKMMPFGAGRRICPGLGLALHHLEYFVANLVRDFKWRTVEGDDVDLSEKQEFTVVMKNPLRAYIAPRVK is encoded by the coding sequence ATGGAGTTCTGGCTCGTCCTCATCCTTTCGCTCTGCCTCTGTGCAGCCCTCAAACTCGTCGTTGATGTCGTTTCTCACAACAAATCAAACCAATCAAAGCTCTCTCTTCCACCAGGGCCTCCTAAAGTACCCATAATCGgcagtttcctctggcttcagAGATCCTCCTTCTCACAAATTGAGCAAATCCTGAACAATCTCCGCCACAAGTATGGCCCTATAGTCACCCTCCACATCGGGTCACGACCATCGATCTTCATCACCAACCACTCCCTTGCCCACCAAGCCCTCATTGAGAACGGTGCTACCTTTGCGGACCGCCCACCAGGCATGTCCATCAGTCGCATTATCAACGGCAATCATCACAACATCAACTCCGCCCCTTATGGCCCTATTTGGCGGCTCCTCCGCCGGAATCTCACCTCCGAGGTCCTCCACCATTCACGGGTTAAATCCTTTGCTCAAGCTCGCAAATGGGTCTTGGAGATGTTAACTGAAAGGTTGAAACATCATGTTGAATCTGAGGAGCCCGTGCGAGTCATGGATCATTTTCAGTACACCATGTTTTCCTTGCTGGTCCTCATGTGCTTAGGGGAAAAACTCGATGAGAAAGTCATTAGAGAGATCGAAGAAATACAGAGGACCATGCTTGTCAATGGGAGAAGATTTAGAGTATTTCTTTTCTTCGGAAAATTGGGGAAAATGGTATTCAGAAAACGCTGGCACCAGTTGCTTGAGATGCGCCGCAGACAAGAATCTGTTCTCATTCCTTTAATCCAAGCCcgcagagaaagaaaggagaagaaacgaGAGAACCCAGATGAATTTGTAGTCTCTTACGTTGATACACTATTTGATCTTCAAATCCCGGACGAAGGAGGACGAAAGCTCTCCGAGGAAGAAATGGTGACTCTCTGCTCGGAGTTTCTAAGCGCCGGCACTGACACGACATCTACGGCGTTGCAGTGGATCATGGCAAACCTGGTGAAGCACCAAGAAATCCAAGAAAAGCTCTACTATGGAATCGAAGGAGCTGTTAGTTCAGGAGaaaagaagatcaaagaagaggaTTTGCAGAAGATCCCATATCTGAAGGCAATAGTGTTGGAAGGGTTGAGGCGACACCCACCAGGTCACTTCGTGCTGCCACATACTGTCACTGAAGATATTGTGTTGGACGGACATGTTATACCAAAGAATGCTACGGTGAATTTTATGGTTGCTGAGATGGGGTGGGACCCAAAAGTTTGGGAAGATCCAATGGAGTTCAGGCCAGAGAGATTCTTGAGCAACGATGGGGAAGTCTTCGATATAACAGGGAGTAGGGACATTAAGATGATGCCATTTGGTGCAGGCAGAAGGATTTGCCCTGGATTAGGATTAGCTTTACATCACTTGGAGTATTTTGTGGCGAATTTGGTCAGAGATTTCAAATGGAGGACCGTGGAAGGTGATGATGTTGACTTGTCAGAGAAGCAAGAGTTCACAGTCGTGATGAAGAACCCACTACGGGCCTATATCGCTCCAAGGGTAAAATAA
- the LOC122088707 gene encoding cytochrome P450 89A2-like encodes MEFFLILIFSLCLCAALKLLVYLVSHNKSNQTKFSLPPGPRKLPIIGSFLLLQGSSFSQFEHILNDLRHKYGPIVTLHIGSRPSIFITNHSLAHQALIENGATFADRPPAMSPIRFIKSNQYNINSAPYGPMWRLLRRNLTSEILHSSRVKSFSHARKWVFQMLTERLKHHVESGEPVQVMDHFQYTMFCLLVIMCLGEKLDEKFIREIEETVRTLLVNAGRFGVFALLGKLGKIVFRKRWHQLIEIRRRQESVLIPLIRARRERKEKKQENPDEFVVSYVDTLFDLQIPDEGGRKLSEEDMVTLCSEFLNAGTDTTSTALQWIMANLVKHQEIQEKLYSEIEGVVSSGEKKIKEEDFQKIPYLKAVVLEGLRRHPPGHFLLPHAVTEDIVLNGHVIPKKATVNFMIAEMGWDPKVWEDPTEFRPERFLSKEGEEVFDITGSREIKMMPFGAGRRICPGLGLALHHLEYFVANLVRDFKWTAMDGDDVDLSEKQEFTIMMKNPLWAHISPRIQ; translated from the coding sequence ATGGAGTTCTTTCTCATTCTCATCTTCTCGCTCTGTCTCTGTGCAGCCCTCAAACTATTAGTCTATCTCGTTTCTCATAACAAATCCAACCAAACAAAGTTCTCTCTTCCACCAGGGCCTCGGAAATTACCCATAATCGGCAGTTTCCTCTTGCTTCAGGGATCTTCGTTCTCACAATTTGAGCATATCCTCAACGACCTCCGCCACAAGTATGGCCCCATTGTCACTCTCCACATTGGCTCCCGTCCATCGATCTTCATCACCAACCACTCCCTTGCTCATCAAGCCCTCATTGAGAACGGTGCCACCTTTGCAGACCGCCCACCAGCCATGTCCCCTATTCGCTTCATCAAAAGCAACCAATACAACATCAACTCCGCCCCTTATGGTCCTATGTGGCGGCTACTCCGCCGGAATCTCACCTCTGAGATCCTCCACTCTTCTCGGGTTAAATCCTTTTCTCATGCTCGTAAATGGGTCTTCCAGATGTTAACTGAACGGTTGAAACATCATGTTGAATCTGGGGAACCCGTGCAAGTGATGGATCATTTCCAGTACACCATGTTTTGCTTGCTGGTCATAATGTGTTTGGGAGAAAAACTAGATGAGAAATTCATCAGAGAGATCGAAGAAACAGTGAGGACCCTTCTAGTCAATGCCGGAAGATTTGGAGTATTTGCTTTGTTGGGAAAATTGGGGAAAATAGTCTTCAGAAAACGCTGGCACCAATTGATTGAGATCCGCCGTAGACAAGAATCTGTTCTCATTCCTTTAATCAGAGCCcgcagagaaagaaaggagaagaaacaagagaacCCAGATGAATTTGTAGTCTCTTACGTCGATACACTATTTGATCTTCAAATCCCAGACGAGGGAGGACGAAAGCTATCCGAGGAAGATATGGTGACTCTCTGCTCGGAGTTTCTAAACGCCGGCACTGACACGACATCTACGGCGTTGCAGTGGATCATGGCAAACCTGGTGAAGCACCAAGAAATCCAAGAAAAGCTCTATTCTGAAATCGAAGGAGTTGTTAGTTCAGGGGaaaagaagatcaaagaagaggaTTTTCAGAAGATCCCATATCTGAAGGCAGTGGTGTTGGAAGGGCTAAGGCGGCACCCACCAGGGCACTTCCTGCTGCCACATGCTGTCACGGAAGATATTGTATTGAACGGACATGTTATACCAAAGAAAGCTACGGTGAATTTTATGATTGCTGAGATGGGGTGGGACCCAAAAGTTTGGGAAGATCCAACGGAGTTCAGGCCAGAGAGATTCTTGagcaaggagggagaagaagtatTCGATATAACAGGGAGTAGGGAGATTAAGATGATGCCATTTGGTGCAGGGAGGAGGATTTGCCCTGGATTAGGATTAGCTTTACATCACTTGGAGTATTTTGTGGCTAATTTGGTCAGGGATTTCAAATGGACGGCTATGGATGGTGATGATGTTGACTTGTCAGAGAAGCAAGAGTTCacaattatgatgaagaacccaTTGTGGGCCCACATCTCGCCAAGAATACAGTAA